Proteins from a genomic interval of Scomber scombrus chromosome 11, fScoSco1.1, whole genome shotgun sequence:
- the pth1r gene encoding parathyroid hormone/parathyroid hormone-related peptide receptor produces the protein MGSALLLHNLDFLLISLLSSLCLVYADDVLTKEEQIGLLFKAKRKCEGNIKSKQKVADGFCSPEWDGIVCWPEGAPGKLVSTACPEYIYDFNHRGLAYRRCDNNGTWELATTNNKTWANYSECAKFLYHYNQSHEKEVFHRLYLIYTVGYSISLGSLMVAVVILGYFRRLHCTRNYIHMHLFVSYMLRAISIFVKDVVLYSGSALEDMERVTVEDLKSITEAPPANKTQFIGCKAAVTLFMYFLATNYYWILVEGLYLHSLIFMTFFSDRKYLWGFTLIGWGVPAMFVTVWATVRATFADTECWDLSAGNLKWIYQVPILAAVVVNFMLFLNIIRVLATKLRETNAGRCDTRQQYRKLLKSTLVLMPLFGVHYIIFNAMPYTEVSGVPWQIQMHYEMLFNSFQGFLVAIIYCFCNGEVQAEIKKSWSRRTLALDFKRKARSGSNTYSYGPMVSHTSVTNVTARGPLALHLTTRLGPVSVNGHRNLPGYVKNGSVSENSIPSSGQELHIPEEEHSAHTRPCEDEKPSPVVEEERETVM, from the exons GTTTACGCGGATGATGTGCTCACGAAAGAAGAACAGATAGGCCTGTTGTTCAAAGCCAAACGGAAGTGTGAGGGGAACATCAAGTCGAAGCAAAAGGTCGCTG ATGGTTTCTGCTCACCAGAATGGGACGGCATTGTGTGTTGGCCTGAAGGGGCTCCGGGAAAACTTGTATCCACTGCATGTCCAGAGTATATCTATGACTTCAACCATAGAG GACTGGCATACCGACGGTGTGACAACAATGGAACATGGGAGCTGGCCACAACCAACAACAAGACATGGGCCAATTATAGCGAATGTGCAAAATTCCTCTACCATTACAACCAGAGCCATGAAAAG GAGGTTTTTCACCGTCTGTATCTCATCTACACAGTGGGGTACTCCATCTCTCTGGGATCACTCATGGTTGCTGTGGTCATCTTGGGATATTTCCG ACGATTACACTGCACCAGGAACTACATCCACATGCACCTATTTGTGTCCTACATGCTAAGAGCTATAAGTATTTTTGTGAAAGATGTTGTGCTCTACTCTGGATCTGCCTTAGAGGACATGGAAAGAGTCACAGTGGAAGACCTCAAGTCCATCACGGAGGCTCCGCCAGCCAACAAGACACAGTTT ATTGGCTGCAAGGCGGCTGTAACCTTGTTCATGTACTTTCTGGCGACCAATTACTACTGGATCCTTGTTGAGGGTCTATATCTCCACAGCCTCATCTTTATGACCTTCTTCTCAGACAGAAAGTATCTTTGGGGATTTACTCTGATTGGATGGG gagTACCAGCTATGTTTGTGACAGTTTGGGCAACTGTGAGAGCCACATTTGCAGACACAGA GTGTTGGGATTTAAGTGCAGGCAATTTGAAATGGATATATCAAGTGCCTATCCTGGCAGCCGTAGTG GTTAATTTTATGTTATTTCTGAACATCATCAGAGTCTTGGCAACTAAACTACGAGAAACAAATGCTGGAAGGTGTGACACAAGGCAACAGTACAG AAAACTGTTGAAGTCCACGTTGGTGCTGATGCCACTGTTTGGCGTCCACTACATTATATTCAATGCCATGCCTTATACAGAAGTGTCTGGGGTTCCCTGGCAGATCCAGATGCACTACGAGATGCTGTTCAACTCCTTCCAG GGATTCCTAGTAGCGATTATCTACTGCTTTTGCAATGGGGAG GTGCAAGCTGAGATCAAAAAGTCCTGGAGCAGGAGGACTCTGGCCCTGGACTTCAAGAGAAAAGCTCGGAGTGGCAGTAACACCTACAGCTATGGACCTATGGTATCACACACCAGTGTTACCAACGTCACCGCCAGAGGACCACTGGCCCTCCACCTCACCACGAGACTGGGGCCGGTGTCTGTGAACGGGCATCGGAACCTCCCCGGGTACGTGAAGAACGGCTCTGTCTCAGAGAACTCTATACCTTCATCGGGACAGGAGCTCCACATCCCCGAAGAGGAGCATTCTGCTCATACGCGACCCTGTGAGGACGAGAAACCCTCAccggtggtggaggaggagagggagacagtCATGTGA
- the tmie gene encoding transmembrane inner ear expressed protein — protein sequence MVGDQPVCPPQLLLRGWGAVLLSQCLSSVFSQIPDPELLPTDPPKKPDPVNSETVVFWGLRLWQVIGIFSVFALAVVITLCCIFKCRIPRTKKEIEARHAQREAAKKYANTLETVPPLNELTEIPGSAKVEEKEEVTTVSGKVDADKGEKKTKEGKKEGKSAKEKKGDENDASAKKKGEKGASNKEGGEGKGKKSGEKGDKGEKGEKGEKGSKGGAKGGAKKAQK from the exons ATGGTTGGGGATCAGCCTGTATGCCCACCTCAGCTCCTACTGCGGGGCTGGGGAGCAGTGCTGTTGTCTCAGTGCTTGTCCTCCGTGTTCTCCCAGATCCCGGATCCTGAG CTTTTACCCACAGATCCCCCAAAGAAGCCTGACCCCGTCAACTCAGAGACTGTTGTTTTCTGGGGGCTTCGGCTATGGCAGGTCATCGGCATCTTTTCAGTGTTTGCATTAGCAGTTG TTATCACTCTGTGCTGTATATTCAAATGTCGAATCCCaaggacaaaaaaggaaattgaGGCACGGCATGCACAGAGAGAGGCTGCAAAGAAATACGCCAACACATTAGAGACAGTGCCACCTCTGAATGAACTGACTGAGATCCCAGGAT CTGCAAAagtggaagaaaaggaggaggtgaCAACAGTCTCCGGGAAAGTGGATGCTGATAAAGGGGAGAAGAAGACcaaggaaggcaagaaggaggGCAAAAGtgccaaagaaaagaaaggagatgAAAACGATGCATCAGCAAAGAAGAAGGGTGAAAAGGGAGCATCCAACAAAGAAGGTGGTgaaggaaaagggaagaaatCTGGAGAAAAGGGGGACAAAggggaaaaaggggaaaaaggagaaaaaggaagcaaaggaggggcTAAAGGGGGAGCCAAGAAAGCTCAAAAGTGA